A single Thermomicrobiales bacterium DNA region contains:
- a CDS encoding DUF4097 domain-containing protein, whose product MAEIDETRAADHPGSLEGINWIRLDCEHTNISVIADPAMVGQVYLSPGSKSGDPSLVREGDTIIIYQRGRSSNSSPVLTVPTTGCPPINGSLERGDIYLSGIEGAVEIRHGQGNLRVDGGSGDLTYTLGKGDARLANCVGRIAMSVGSGDVQIATSAAVGTLSLGKGDVTCDSIDGRLDLKLGSGDVSIVDSTGSIVAKMGTGDVTVTRPRSQNLTVKIGSGDVVIRAGSLVGMDIETARGDIVCNTQLLPPPSQPHGQPDADDDGLVSRILRSKGLSFAADDKGLRISRGGFDLEAGDAGLRFTKGGFSFHAGDHGVTFSTSDDADTGSFSAETSSGDITLALQSGVPVRVEALLAGGEIQSDVPLVSVGRPGPRGATQRYVGVTDPSSTQRVDLKLRTERGDIRVRLVPTAPQPPQPPVAPSPPLAPTPPSAPNSVVSLSTAPEETTTHVPVLTRDQQMRAILDALSRGEISVADADRMLNALGPSRPAQQED is encoded by the coding sequence ATGGCAGAGATTGATGAAACGCGAGCTGCGGACCATCCCGGCTCGCTAGAAGGAATCAACTGGATCCGACTGGACTGTGAGCACACGAACATCTCGGTCATCGCCGACCCGGCAATGGTCGGGCAGGTGTACCTCTCGCCCGGCTCGAAGAGCGGCGATCCGTCACTGGTTCGCGAGGGCGACACGATCATCATCTATCAGCGCGGGCGCAGCTCAAACAGCTCGCCGGTGCTGACGGTGCCGACCACCGGTTGTCCGCCGATCAACGGCAGCCTCGAGCGCGGAGATATTTATCTCAGCGGCATCGAAGGCGCGGTGGAAATACGCCACGGGCAGGGCAATCTGCGGGTCGATGGCGGCTCTGGCGATCTGACCTACACGCTGGGTAAGGGCGATGCGCGCCTCGCGAATTGCGTCGGCCGGATAGCGATGAGCGTCGGAAGTGGCGATGTTCAGATCGCGACCTCCGCGGCTGTCGGGACGCTGTCGCTGGGCAAGGGCGATGTCACCTGCGACTCGATCGACGGCAGGCTGGATCTGAAGCTGGGTAGTGGTGATGTGTCGATCGTCGATTCGACGGGCTCCATTGTCGCCAAAATGGGCACCGGTGACGTGACTGTCACGCGCCCGCGCAGCCAGAACCTGACGGTCAAGATTGGCAGTGGTGACGTCGTCATTCGCGCCGGTAGCCTGGTGGGTATGGATATCGAGACGGCGCGCGGGGACATCGTCTGCAACACACAGTTGCTGCCGCCGCCATCGCAACCGCACGGGCAGCCCGATGCGGATGACGACGGCCTTGTCTCCCGCATCCTGCGCTCGAAGGGATTGTCGTTTGCTGCCGATGACAAGGGGTTGCGGATTTCCCGTGGTGGCTTCGACCTGGAGGCGGGAGACGCTGGCCTGCGTTTCACCAAAGGCGGATTCAGCTTCCACGCCGGCGACCATGGCGTCACTTTTTCGACCAGCGACGACGCCGACACTGGCTCGTTCTCAGCGGAAACATCATCGGGCGACATTACCCTGGCCCTGCAATCCGGCGTGCCGGTGCGGGTTGAGGCGTTGTTGGCCGGTGGTGAGATTCAGTCTGATGTTCCGCTGGTCAGCGTCGGTCGGCCCGGCCCGCGCGGCGCGACGCAGCGCTATGTGGGCGTCACAGATCCGTCTTCGACGCAGCGGGTCGATCTGAAGCTGCGGACGGAGCGCGGCGACATCCGCGTCCGGCTGGTGCCGACGGCCCCGCAGCCGCCACAGCCGCCTGTCGCTCCGAGCCCGCCACTGGCACCGACGCCGCCATCCGCACCGAATTCCGTCGTTTCGCTATCCACAGCGCCCGAAGAGACGACCACCCATGTACCGGTTCTGACGCGCGATCAGCAGATGCGGGCGATCCTCGACGCCCTGTCGCGCGGCGAAATCTCGGTGGCGGACGCGGATCGCATGCTCAACGCACTCGGTCCCAGCCGGCCCGCGCAGCAGGAAGATTGA